The Schistocerca serialis cubense isolate TAMUIC-IGC-003099 chromosome 10, iqSchSeri2.2, whole genome shotgun sequence genome includes a region encoding these proteins:
- the LOC126424648 gene encoding uncharacterized protein LOC126424648 → MNCSEQERLEKRVRYYHCHRSFNFNSKGTGARCVKSMGTNKIGSTCPSNMQVTITEDKCCLKFFPKHVGHTQDVGRTFLHGNERAELAGRLSQGVPVGRVLQDVRSAPIAASVERIHLLEKKDLHNIKRDFDIGYATKKHENDAVSVKLWVEEMKRQSDNPVLYFKQQKQVDSNFQDEDFILIIMTDFQAEQLLKYGEDKICVDGTHGMTAYDFQLFTIVFVDRYGAGMPVAFCFSNRGDMCLLSFYFKCVRERVGTVKTNVFMSDDAPAFYNAWSAVMGPVLNQLLCSWHIQWNWSQILRRISGGSEKKSAVFSSLKRLQTELDIDVFSCSLEKVVEDLLNDPDTAEFGSADNEYVSALLSGNSEKSADTFEQDVMSHCETIVALSKGTQCGQETKAKVLKDLKKIIVFIPETLADLDWQVEAEGLFQQQPPAMLSRVGAIKM, encoded by the exons ATGAATTGTTCGGAGCAGGAGCGACTAGAAAAACGTGTTCGATATTACCACTGCCATCGCTCTTTCAATTTCAATTCTAAAGGAACAGGTGCCAGGTGTGTCAAAAGTATGGGCACGAATAAAATAGGCAGTACTTGTCCATCCAACATGCAAGTGACAATAACAGAGGACAAATGCtgcttaaaattttttccaaaacatgTGGGACACACCCAAGATGTTGGAAGAACATTTCTGCATGGGAACGAGAGGGCAGagttggcag gacgGCTGTCACAGGGCGTTCCTGTTGGACGAGTCTTACAAGATGTCCGAAGTGCACCAATCGCTGCAAGTGTGGAGAGAATCCATCTCCTTGAGAAAAAAGATTTGCATAATATAAAAAGGGATTTTGATATTGGTTATGCAACGAAGAAGCATGAAAATGATGCAGTGAGTGTGAAATTGTGGgttgaagaaatgaagagacaaagTGACAACCCAGTACTGTATTTCAAGCAGCAAAAACAAGTGGATTCTAATTTTCAAGATGAAGACTTCATTCTTATTATAATGACAGACTTTCAGGCCGAACAACTTCTAAAGTATGGAGAAGATAAAATATGTGTGGATGGCACTCATGGCATGACTGCATACGATTTTCAACTTTTTACTATTGTCTTTGTTGATAGATATGGTGCTGGAATGCCAGttgcattttgtttttcaaataggGGAGACATGTGCTTACTgtctttttatttcaaatgtgtgagAGAAAGGGTGGGCACTGTAAAGACCAATGTGTTTATGTCTGACGATGCACCAGCATTTTATAATGCATGGTCAGCAGTAATGGGACCTGTGCTAAACCAGTTGCTGTGTTCTTGGCATATACAATGGAACTGGTCTCAGATTTTAAGGAGAATTTCTGGGGGTAGTGAGAAAAAATCAGCAGTGTTCAGTTCACTAAAGCGACTTCAGACTGAACTGGATATAGATGTTTTTAGTTGTAgtctggagaaagtggtggaagacTTATTGAATGATCCGGATACTGCAGAATTTGGCAG TGCAGACAATGAATATGTGTCAGCATTGCTTTCTGGCAATTCAGAAAAATCTGCTGACACATTTGAACAGGATGTGATGTCTCACTGTGAAACTATAGTTGCACTCAGCAAAGGAACACAGTGTGGACAGGAGACTAAGGCCAAAGTATTGAAGgatctgaagaagatcattg TGTTCATCCCTGAGACGCTGGCTGATTTAGACTGGCAAGTGGAGGCTGAGGGGCTATTCCAGCAACAGCCTCCAGCAATGTTATCAAGAGTCGGCGCAATAAAAATGTAA